The Nitrospirota bacterium DNA segment TAGGCAGTGTGGCCGGATCCATTAAATAAAGAAATCAAACCTCACAAAACCAGGGGGACGGATATGATTAAAAAGATAATTCTGAGCGTTTGTATTTCTTTAACCGGTTTTTTCTTTTTGACCGGAGAGACCGGATCACCCGGGGATCCCAAGCCTGGCAAGGCCATTTTTGAAAAAAACTGCACCTCATGCCATGGAAAAAAAGGAGAAGGCCTTGGCCCTGTCGCGCGAATGCCGAATTTCTCAGATAAGGCTTATCAGGAGAGCCGGACGAACCAGCAGTTATTTGAAAAAATTAGCAACGGCGGACAGGGAAGCGGCATGCCGGCCTGGGAAAAAACATTAACCATTCAAGATCGGTGGAACGCTGTGGCCTATATTCGAACCCTGGCCACCCATTAAGTCAGGCAGCTGAAATAATCCAATTGCGGCGTTTTTGAAAGGGGTGCAAAATTAAATTACGGGTTTGTGTTTTGGGAAGCGGAAGTCATGGCAATTCCGTTTACGTGGAAAGCCCTCATACCCGGATTTTAATCGATGCCGGATTCAAT contains these protein-coding regions:
- a CDS encoding cytochrome c, which translates into the protein MIKKIILSVCISLTGFFFLTGETGSPGDPKPGKAIFEKNCTSCHGKKGEGLGPVARMPNFSDKAYQESRTNQQLFEKISNGGQGSGMPAWEKTLTIQDRWNAVAYIRTLATH